A portion of the Myxococcales bacterium genome contains these proteins:
- a CDS encoding DUF3365 domain-containing protein translates to MRIRGKFNLVLVVVFALGFAVSGAVSHRLLHKNAREEVLRSAAVMMEAALSMRAYTVSHVRGKLRKDESEFLPEAVPAFSATEIMNKLRVKYPDYSYKEAAINPTNPRNRAVEWEADLIGAFRQGATELTGTREAATGQVLYLARPFRIADPACLTCHTTPETAPPAMVKLYGSAGGFGWKLDEVIGAQIVTVPMDLPIRNADRAFVTFMASLGSIFVVLFAVLNLMLSALIVKPITIMAAMADKVSTGEGGMPEFAEHGSDEVHALGRSFNRMRRSLEKALKLIDADS, encoded by the coding sequence GTGCGGATCCGAGGGAAATTCAACCTGGTGCTCGTGGTCGTCTTCGCCCTCGGCTTCGCCGTGAGCGGGGCGGTGTCGCATCGCCTCCTCCACAAGAATGCGCGCGAAGAGGTCTTGCGGAGCGCCGCCGTGATGATGGAAGCGGCGCTCTCGATGCGCGCGTACACCGTCAGCCACGTAAGGGGCAAGCTGCGCAAAGACGAGAGCGAGTTTCTCCCGGAAGCGGTTCCTGCGTTTTCTGCGACGGAGATCATGAACAAGCTCCGCGTGAAGTACCCCGACTATTCGTACAAGGAAGCCGCCATCAACCCGACGAATCCGCGCAATCGCGCCGTCGAGTGGGAGGCCGATCTCATCGGCGCGTTTCGCCAGGGCGCGACGGAGCTGACCGGCACGCGCGAAGCCGCGACGGGGCAAGTGCTCTACCTCGCGCGACCGTTTCGGATCGCGGACCCCGCGTGCTTGACGTGCCACACGACGCCAGAGACCGCGCCGCCGGCGATGGTCAAGCTCTACGGGTCCGCCGGCGGTTTTGGCTGGAAGCTCGACGAGGTCATCGGCGCGCAGATCGTGACCGTGCCCATGGACCTTCCCATTCGGAACGCCGACCGAGCCTTCGTGACGTTCATGGCCTCGTTGGGGAGCATCTTCGTCGTGCTCTTCGCCGTGCTCAACCTCATGCTCTCGGCGCTCATCGTGAAGCCCATCACGATCATGGCAGCGATGGCCGATAAGGTCTCGACGGGCGAAGGCGGTATGCCGGAGTTCGCGGAGCACGGCAGCGACGAGGTTCACGCGTTGGGGCGCTCCTTCAACCGCATGCGCCGCAGCCTTGAAAAGGCGCTCAAGCTCATCGACGCGGATTCCTAG